One part of the Pieris napi chromosome 4, ilPieNapi1.2, whole genome shotgun sequence genome encodes these proteins:
- the LOC125048803 gene encoding uncharacterized protein LOC125048803 codes for MCCIFTCCGWMIDLIQRLWTFTMSCCISSAVCCTLVTASMSGVALGYNYSLAEYIDLKETNVSVYLKRGVFDDDIADDMDWRRSGHMPVKGHINDENLITGPADDEQSSMRAGRRLDDSILNSNDKNSFEGALMKLTAKPPAERESSTHAEIKIHEALGQLPSQHMQIDELKAIQSAINMQKAAEAERRAPQQQISQESGRRMLPRVSMLPPFVTTPSNSLRLAVPDQGFHNPNNWRAAKHQSYIPPDLFDYGERLTLPSPITAKPTPTRPSRPKPRHQTPSTFKPIPSTKRTVRVEEAMTKDFDQVLDKIDRNLLLDKFDDPSFRDEEIAHKMKKGPNSSEEDYEDDIKGIPIRRKRNIRRHKITKSKSNVEDTLLYKLYSSSLIDLNDINISKSTVHDNTKIVNTIQKFNISRSTLLKLLSSCTSS; via the exons ACTATGGACATTTACAATGTCATGCTGCATCAGCTCAGCGGTTTGCTGCACACTTGTGACAGCGTCTATGTCCGGAGTCGCCTTGGGCTATAACTATTCCTTAGCTGAATATATTGATTTGAAAG AGACCAATGTATCTGTTTATTTGAAGAGGGGAGTCTTTGATGACGACATCGCTGACGATATGGACTGGAGAAGGAGTGGCCATATGCCAGTGAAGGGACATATCAATGATGAAAATC TTATCACGGGGCCGGCTGACGATGAGCAATCATCCATGAGAGCTGGGCGAAGATTGGATGACTCAATTTTGAACTCTAACgataaaaatagtttcgaaGGAGCTTTAATGAAGCTAACAGCAAAACCTCCCGCTGAAAGGGAAAGTTCGACGCACgctgaaattaaaatacatgag gCATTAGGTCAATTGCCATCGCAACACATGCAAATAGATGAATTGAAAGCTATACAAAGCGCGATTAATATGCAGAAAGCCGCTGAAGCAGAGAGAAGAGCACCTCAACAacaaatt TCTCAAGAAAGTGGAAGAAGAATGTTACCAAGGGTTTCAATGCTACCTCCATTTGTGACCACACCAAGCAACTCCTTAAGACTGGCTGTTCCGGACCAAGGTTTCCATAACCCAAATAACTGGAGAGCTGCGAAACATCAATCCTATATTCCCCCGGATCTTTTTGATTACGGCGAGCGATTAACACTTCCATCGCCTATAACAGCGAAGCCTACTCCAACTAGACCCAGTAGACCTAAGCCGAGACATCAAACACCATCAACGTTCAAGCCTATTCCCTCAACAAAACGCACAGTTAGAGTTGAGGAAGCTATGACAAAAGATTTTGACCAAGTTTTGGACAAAATAGACAGAAATCTTCTTTTGGACAAATTTGATGATCCcag ttTCAGAGATGAAGAAATTGcacataaaatgaaaaaaggtCCGAATTCAAGCGAAGAAGACTACGAAGATGATATAAAAGGAATTCCAATTCGAAGGAAAAGAAATATTAGACGACATAAAATCACCAAATCTAAAAGTAACGTTGAAGATACACTTTTGTATAAGTTATATTCCAGCTCATTAATAGATTTGAATGATATAAATATCTCAAAATCAACAGTTCatgataatacaaaaattgtcaatacaatccagaaatttaatattagtagaAGTACTTTATTGAAACTGCTGTCGTCTTGTACATCTTCGTAG